The following coding sequences lie in one Schistosoma mansoni strain Puerto Rico chromosome 3, complete genome genomic window:
- a CDS encoding putative glucose-6-phosphatase: MHAWIDKKGILYRMLYGHRPYWWLTLNRSLTDPDLSVKQYPLTCETGPGSPSGHCMVSVASLTPIITYFYHRLKNRNHQRCLITLSCLVFGLIAISRCYLAAHFPHQVILGLISGITVGLLFSSPDGFLSPKNEVKINWLHVQTVYLLTHPNRLLWLGFGSFMFAYVFSVFLEYGIKVDPNWSITLAQSACLQPEWIHLSTSLMMGFSRIAGTATGLSLGLRLKPTHFKQSVLGTNSLPIILFSLLIVVISTRFMESMCNQLISLFTINISNKVMTSHFNMLHLFNSFLQGTICPFITVFIVPTGMNLFYRKYN, encoded by the exons GATGTTATATGGTCATCGGCCATATTGGTGGCTTACACTGAACCGATCACTGACCGACCCTGACTTATCTGTAAAACAGTACCCACTAACATGTGAAACTGGACCTGGAAGTCCATCAGGCCATTGTATGGTATCTGTAGCAAGCCTAACACCAATAATAACTTACTTCTACCATAGATTAAAAAA TCGAAATCATCAACGATGTTTGATAACACTATCCTGTTTAGTTTTTGGGTTAATTGCAATTAGCCGCTGTTATTTGGCAGCACATTTTCCTCACCAAGTCATTTTAGGACTAATATCTG GTATCACAGTTGGGTTATTATTTAGTTCACCTGATGGTTTCCTCAGTCCGAAAAACGAAGTCAAAATAAACTGGTTACATGTACAAACTGTTTATCTTTTAACTCATCCAAATAGACTATTGTGGTTGGGCTTCGGTTCATTCATGTTTGCATACGTTTTCAGCGTATTCTTAGAGTATGGTATAAAAGTAGATCCTAATTGGAGTATAACTTTAGCACAATCAGCATGTTTACAACCAGAATGGATCCACTTGTCAACAAGTCTTATGATGGGATTTTCACGAATTGCTGGGACTGCTACTG gTTTATCTTTAGGTTTACGTCTTAAACCAACACATTTTAAACAATCAGTATTGGGAACAAATTCCTTACCGATTATtctattcagtttattaattgtGGTTATCAGTACAAGGTTTATGGAATCAATGTGTAACCAGCTAATCAGTCTTTTTACaattaatattagtaataaagtGATGACAAGTCATTTTAATATGTtacatttatttaattcatttttacaaGGGACTATTTGTCCATTCATTACAGTTTTTATTGTACCAACAggtatgaatttattttatcgtAAGTATAACTAA